A region of Streptomyces paludis DNA encodes the following proteins:
- a CDS encoding LacI family DNA-binding transcriptional regulator — translation MVTLADVAQHAGVSASTVSYVLSGKRSISATTRERVERSIEQLGYHPNAGARALASSRSNIIALMVPLRTDMYVPVMMEIAIAVATTARTFGYDVLLLTGEEGPAAVRRIEGSALADAMILMDVELHDDRLPLLRAGRRPAVLIGLPADTTGLSCVDLDFAAAGARCAEHLAGLGHREIAVIGEAPGVYERLTGFAERTLSGLRERSGELGLRLLHRPCESGYAAVSATVGRIFDERPGTTAFVVQNEAAIDPLLSLLRQHRRAVPEDISVVAICPDQVAVQASVPLTSVSVPAQEMGRRAVEQVVAKLAGRSADEVVLIAPELTVRESAGPRSVAGDPL, via the coding sequence ATGGTCACCCTCGCCGATGTAGCTCAGCATGCCGGAGTCTCCGCCAGCACGGTGAGCTATGTCCTCAGCGGCAAGCGGTCGATCTCCGCCACCACGCGGGAACGTGTCGAGCGCAGTATCGAGCAGCTCGGCTACCACCCCAACGCCGGCGCCCGCGCGCTCGCCAGCAGCCGGTCGAACATCATCGCGCTGATGGTGCCGCTGCGCACCGACATGTACGTCCCGGTGATGATGGAGATCGCCATCGCGGTCGCCACCACCGCCCGTACCTTCGGCTACGACGTCCTGCTGCTCACCGGCGAGGAGGGGCCCGCCGCCGTCCGCCGGATCGAGGGCAGCGCGCTCGCCGACGCGATGATCCTCATGGATGTCGAACTCCACGACGACCGGCTGCCGTTGCTGCGCGCCGGCCGGCGCCCCGCCGTCCTCATCGGGCTCCCCGCCGACACCACCGGACTCAGCTGTGTGGACCTCGACTTCGCCGCGGCCGGCGCCCGGTGCGCGGAGCATCTGGCCGGACTCGGCCACCGGGAGATCGCGGTCATCGGCGAGGCCCCCGGTGTCTACGAACGGCTGACCGGCTTCGCCGAACGCACCCTGAGCGGACTGCGCGAGCGCAGCGGCGAACTGGGCCTGCGGCTGCTGCACCGTCCCTGCGAGAGCGGCTACGCGGCCGTCTCCGCCACCGTCGGCCGGATATTCGACGAACGCCCCGGCACCACCGCCTTCGTGGTCCAGAACGAGGCGGCCATCGACCCCCTGCTCTCCCTGCTGCGCCAGCACCGCAGGGCCGTTCCCGAGGACATCTCGGTGGTCGCCATCTGCCCGGACCAGGTGGCCGTGCAGGCGTCGGTCCCGCTCACCTCCGTCTCCGTACCGGCCCAGGAGATGGGGCGGCGCGCGGTGGAGCAGGTCGTCGCGAAGCTGGCGGGCCGCTCGGCCGACGAGGTGGTGCTGATCGCGCCGGAGCTGACCGTACGGGAGAGCGCGGGCCCCCGGTCCGTCGCCGGGGACCCGCTGTAG
- a CDS encoding GH12 family glycosyl hydrolase domain-containing protein — protein MKLRTPGRLLLAPVVAFAALVGFAAAPAQAAIWSSSDQWGNYTTSDNYILYNNIWGSGAGSQTIWANSSSNWGVWANHPNTGGIKSYPNAKKIVGKPLNSLSSLRSSYNVTVPSSGAYNTSYDIWDSNYNYEIMLWVNYRGAVGPLGTSQGTLTLGGHTWTVYKGSNGSNEVFSFLRTSNSTSGTVDVLPILKWIKDTKGWWGNVTIGDVQFGYEITSSSGGLDYVTNSFSVSSS, from the coding sequence ATGAAACTCCGTACTCCGGGCAGGCTGCTGCTCGCCCCGGTGGTCGCGTTCGCCGCGCTCGTCGGGTTCGCCGCCGCGCCCGCCCAGGCCGCCATCTGGTCCTCGTCGGACCAGTGGGGCAACTACACCACGTCCGACAACTACATCCTCTACAACAACATCTGGGGTTCGGGCGCCGGCTCGCAGACCATCTGGGCCAACTCCTCGTCGAACTGGGGGGTATGGGCCAACCACCCCAACACCGGCGGCATCAAGTCGTACCCCAACGCCAAGAAGATCGTCGGGAAGCCGCTCAACTCGCTCTCCTCCCTCAGGAGCAGCTACAACGTGACCGTGCCGTCCTCGGGCGCCTACAACACGTCGTACGACATCTGGGACAGCAACTACAACTACGAGATCATGCTCTGGGTGAACTACCGGGGCGCGGTCGGCCCGCTCGGTACCTCTCAGGGCACACTGACCCTCGGCGGTCACACCTGGACCGTCTACAAGGGGTCGAACGGCTCCAACGAGGTGTTCTCGTTCCTGCGCACCTCGAACTCCACCTCGGGCACGGTCGATGTGCTGCCGATCCTGAAGTGGATCAAGGACACCAAGGGCTGGTGGGGCAATGTGACCATCGGTGACGTCCAGTTCGGGTACGAGATCACCTCGTCCTCCGGCGGGCTCGACTACGTCACGAACAGCTTCTCCGTCTCCAGCAGCTGA
- a CDS encoding beta-galactosidase translates to MRSLNDSTRGRVLFGGDYNPEQWPEEVWPEDVRLMREAGVNSVTLGVFSWARIEPRPGARDFGWLDRLMELMAGAGIGVVLATPTASPPPWLGARHPETLPRDEDGRTVWWGSRQQFCPSSPVYRRYAAALTEDLALRYAGHPALRMWHINNEYCTHCWCDGTAEHFRRWLRERHGSLDALNESWGTAFWSQRYDRWEEIIPPRRAQYMRNPGQVLDFRRFTSDALLECYAAERDIVLRHTPDTPVTSNFMPLWSGQDAWRWAEEEDVVSVDIYPDPKDPLGGQYNAMLGDMTRSQARGPWVLMEQAAGPVNWRGVNHPKPRGLNRLWSLQSVARGADAVCYFQWRQSRQGAEKFHSGMLTHAGEEGRTFQEIKRIGADLARLSPEVTGSQVKAEIAVLHDWDSWWADQQDGRPSSRLEYPGIVRAWHRALWESNLPVDFARPDHDLSGYRLVVVPHLYLLGDPAIANLTGYVRDGGTLVSGFLTGVADPDDRVRAGGMDGRLRDLFGIRTVHEWWPLDAGESVECDGFRASLWSEELELSTGESVAAYRSGELAGSPAVVRDGRAWYVSTLPEPEALRGLLARIAEGAGITPTLQGLPAGVEAVRRGALLFLLNHSPKAVTVPVPGAYHEVLDDRPVDGPVELDRYGVAVLREVTP, encoded by the coding sequence GCCGGGTGCTCTTCGGCGGCGACTACAACCCCGAGCAGTGGCCGGAGGAGGTCTGGCCCGAGGACGTACGGCTGATGCGGGAGGCCGGGGTCAACTCCGTCACCCTCGGGGTGTTCTCCTGGGCGCGGATCGAACCCCGTCCAGGGGCAAGGGACTTCGGCTGGCTCGACCGGCTGATGGAGCTGATGGCCGGCGCCGGTATCGGGGTGGTGCTGGCCACCCCGACCGCCTCTCCCCCGCCGTGGCTGGGCGCGCGCCATCCGGAGACACTGCCGCGCGACGAGGACGGGCGCACGGTGTGGTGGGGCTCGCGCCAGCAGTTCTGCCCCAGCTCACCGGTCTACCGCCGGTACGCGGCGGCGCTCACCGAGGATCTCGCGCTGCGCTACGCCGGCCATCCGGCGCTGCGGATGTGGCACATCAACAACGAGTACTGCACCCACTGCTGGTGCGACGGGACGGCCGAGCACTTCCGCCGCTGGCTGCGGGAGCGGCACGGCTCGCTCGACGCGCTCAACGAGTCCTGGGGCACGGCCTTCTGGAGCCAGCGCTACGACCGCTGGGAGGAGATCATCCCGCCCCGGCGCGCGCAGTACATGCGGAATCCGGGGCAGGTGCTGGACTTCCGGCGCTTCACCTCGGACGCGCTGCTGGAGTGTTACGCGGCGGAGCGGGACATTGTGCTGAGGCACACCCCGGACACCCCGGTGACCAGCAATTTCATGCCGTTGTGGTCGGGGCAGGACGCCTGGCGGTGGGCCGAGGAGGAGGATGTCGTCTCCGTCGACATCTATCCGGATCCGAAGGACCCGCTGGGCGGCCAGTACAACGCGATGCTCGGGGACATGACGCGCTCCCAGGCGCGTGGTCCCTGGGTGCTGATGGAGCAGGCGGCCGGTCCGGTCAACTGGCGGGGGGTCAACCACCCGAAGCCGCGCGGGCTGAACCGGCTCTGGTCGCTCCAGTCGGTGGCCCGCGGCGCCGACGCGGTGTGCTACTTCCAGTGGCGCCAGTCCCGCCAGGGCGCCGAGAAGTTCCACTCCGGGATGCTGACCCACGCGGGCGAGGAGGGCCGTACCTTCCAGGAGATCAAGCGGATCGGCGCCGATCTGGCCCGGCTGAGCCCGGAAGTGACGGGCAGTCAGGTAAAGGCGGAGATCGCCGTCCTGCACGACTGGGACTCCTGGTGGGCGGACCAGCAGGACGGCCGGCCCTCGTCGCGTCTGGAGTACCCGGGGATCGTACGGGCCTGGCACCGGGCGCTCTGGGAGTCGAACCTGCCGGTCGACTTCGCCCGCCCCGACCACGATCTGAGCGGCTACCGGCTGGTCGTGGTGCCGCATCTGTATCTGCTCGGGGACCCGGCGATCGCCAACCTGACCGGATACGTACGGGACGGGGGCACCCTGGTGTCCGGGTTCCTGACCGGGGTGGCCGACCCGGACGACCGGGTGCGGGCCGGCGGCATGGACGGCCGGCTGCGCGACCTGTTCGGCATCCGTACGGTCCACGAGTGGTGGCCGCTGGACGCCGGCGAGAGCGTGGAGTGCGACGGCTTCCGCGCCTCCCTCTGGTCGGAGGAGCTGGAGCTGTCGACCGGCGAGAGCGTCGCCGCGTACCGCAGCGGGGAGCTGGCCGGTTCCCCAGCGGTGGTACGGGACGGCCGCGCCTGGTACGTGTCGACGCTGCCCGAGCCCGAGGCGCTGCGCGGGCTGCTCGCCCGGATCGCGGAGGGCGCGGGGATCACCCCCACGCTCCAGGGGCTGCCCGCCGGGGTCGAGGCGGTGCGCCGGGGCGCACTGCTGTTCCTGCTGAACCACAGTCCCAAGGCCGTGACCGTCCCGGTCCCCGGGGCGTACCACGAGGTGCTCGACGACCGGCCGGTGGACGGCCCGGTGGAGCTGGACCGGTACGGCGTGGCCGTGCTCCGGGAGGTCACACCGTAA